CGATGCAAATTTTTGAGGTAAACTTGCTTCCCGAGTTTTTTGCGCCCTATATGCCAGGCGGCAGTCAGCGTTTTCTTGATTTTGAACGGAAAATCCGCCATCACGAGCCAAGTTACTTAAGTCCATGTAATGGAAGAATTACGCCGCAGATGCGCTGGATTATTCATGAAATTATCCATTGCAATCGCACCGGCATTTTCAAGAAAATGTTCATTGAGTCGAAAGTGATCGAACTATTGCTTTTGCAGCTTGAACAAATCAACGATGCCAAGAGAGAAAATTGCCACAAATTGAAAAAGTCAGATGTGGATAAAATGCACGCAGTCAAAGATTTGCTCATGGGAAATTTAGACTGCACAAGTTCGCTTGTTCAGTTGGCGCACCAAGTTGGGACGAACGAGTGCACGTTGAAAAAAGGATTTAAAGAAGTTTTTGGCACAACCGTTTTTGGCTTCTGGAACGAAATGAAAATGGAGCACGCAAAAAAACTTCTCTTGGAAGAAGGCTTGGCGATCAGCGACGTTTCGGAAAGAGTGGGCTACAAAAATCCGCAACATTTTTCGGCAGCATTTAAACGAAAATTTGGCGTTGCGCCAAAGCAGTTAAAGCAAAAGACGTAAGTGGTAATAATAACTTATTCGTGATTTTATGAATGATTTATGTAATATTTTTTGTATAATAGATATTAATTAACTAATATCTACGCTTATTCTTGTTCTTTATTTTTTGCGACGATAATCATCATCAGGGAATTCGGTGAGAATCCGAGACTGTACCCGCAACTGTGATAACCGTTAAGTCGAATTGCAAAAAGCCATTGCGAAAGTGAGAAGGCGCGATTCGAAGGTTTAAGTCAGGAGACCGGCAAAACTAAATTAATCTTAATGGCTTTCGGGAGTTAATGTCAAGATTTCTTAGAACAATTGAATTACACTTTCTACATTTCTCATCTTAATCCAAATCCTCCAATTGTTACATAAGTAAATCCGATGCTTATTTTTAAGCGTCCGTTTTATAATTGTGATTCTGATTAACGGCGACCTTTGCAGAAAAGCTCATTTTTCTTGATTCTGATTTTAACTCCCGATTAAAAACTAATTTGGGAGAAGAAATGAAGAAAGTTGTTATGCTTTTTCTGTCCATTTTATTTTGCAGCAATTTTAATTTGCAAGCAAAAGACTTCAATTTAAAAGGCGCTGTCTACGATAAGAAAACAAATGCCCCATTATTTGACGTCAGCATCTTTATTCAAGATAGTTATAATCGAACGGCAACAGATTCATCAGGACATTTTATAATACCGGTGAATGAAGGTGAAACGCTTGTTTTTAGTGCAATCGGCTATCAACTTCATAAAGAAAAAATAAAAAATGGCGAGTTCTTAAAAATTTTCTTATTAAAGGATAAATCTTATCTCGCAAAAGATGTTATTGTTACTGCGCATAAGAAAAATGAAACGGCTCTCAAAGTAGATGTCCCCATCAAAGAAATTCCATTAACCGTTCAAACGCTGGATGCGTCCATTTTGGAAGAACGCGAGGCCACCGACATGGGGGACGCCATGAAAAACGTTGGAGGCGTTCGCCCGATTAACCGATATGGCGGCTTCCAAACCTTTACATTTAGAGGCTTTAACGACTTCGTTCTTCTGGTTGATGGTGTAAGAGACGAGCGCCACAATCTTTCCTCAAGCGCGCCGCAAACCAACCTTGCCAATGTTGAGCGAATTGAGGTGATAAAAGGCCCTTCGTCCGTTCTCTATGGACACTCAGCTTTGGGCGGCATTATCAATGTGATCAGAAAAAAGCCAACGCCATATAGCACATATAATCTATCGGCTTCCTACGGCAGCTTTAATAGCAAAAAGATTTTTGCAGGCACAGGCGGACCACTCAATGACGAACTCAGCTACCGGCTAGATTTGGGATTAACAGAAACAGACGGCTGGAGAGATTTTGGACAACGCACCGCAAACGCTTATTTGGCGCTTAATTACACGCCATCCAAAACCGATAATTTCGAGCTTCAAATTGGTTTGAACAAAGATAAGTACGATACCGATACAGGCATTCCTGTCCTTGAGGACGGTAGCTTCCCTGAGATAGTTGATTTATCCACAAGGTATAATGCCACGGACGATTTCTTAAAACATGATAGATATGATTTCCAATTAGGCTATACCAAAGAGATTAACGATAACCTTCAGTTAAGTAATAAATCGAGTTTCTATTATGATAAAATAGATTATCTCTCTACTGAAGAGCTAACTTATAATGAATCATTAGATTCATTAACCAGAACATATCCATATTATTTTAATCATAATGCTTATCCAGTTCAAAATCAGCTTGAGCTGAGCTATAATTTCAAAACTTCGGATATTGAGCACAAATTGCTTTCTGGTTATTCTTTCAATTATATGCACAGAAAAACATATTATGGCACTGTAATTGGTGATGGAAAAAATGCAACGATTAGCGTTGTTGATCCAATATTAAATCAAGGTTATGTGGGATACATTCCAACCAGATACAGTGGAAAAGATGAAACTACGCATGGTCTTTATGTACAAGATTGGATAAATATTTCTGAAAAATTGAAAGTAATGCTTGGGTTAAGATATGATATTTTCAGAGGAACATATTATACAGATTATGTAGATGAAAATAAAGAAGTTACAGAAGAAGGCGAAAAGACCGATATAAACACTACTGCGTTCACTTATCGTTTTGGACTTGTGTATCATCTTTATGAGCCATTTACATTATATGGTTCATATTCTACTTATTTCAAACCGACAAGAACAATAAGTAGTTATGGTGAAGTATTTGATCCTGAAAAAGGTTATCAAGGTGAAGTCGGTTTTAGATATGAACTTAATAATATTGCTCAGATTAATTTTGCGGCGTTTTATATTAAGAAATATGATATTGTTGAATCTGTTGGAAAAGATACGAGCGGTAATACAATTTATCAACAAGTTGGCGCAGCCGATTCAAAAGGTGTTGAAGTCGACCTCTTATTGAATTATAATGAGATTGTTAATGTCACGTTTAGCTATAGTTTCAACGAGGCAAAATATTTAGATTATGACACCGACGACGCTTCTAACTCCAATGAAGGAAACTACATAAAGTTCGCTCCTAAGCACATGTTAAAAATGTGGGCGACCTGCAATGTGGGCTATGGATTTGGTACAGGCTTAGGTATCAATCATGTTTCTGAGAATTATACAAATGCAGCAAATACTTACAAATTGCCTGGTTATACGGTAACCGATTGGTCTGTATTTTATAATTTTGATAATTCTCAAATTAAACTCTCCGTAGAAAACCTCTTTGATGTTACTTATTTCACCGATGCTATCTATAATAATCAGTTCTTCCCCGGCGCTGAGAGAAATTTTACTTTGAGTTATAGTTTGAAATATTAATCATATTTAAGCAGTCTGTAATTAGCGCAGGCTGCTTCTTTTTTTTGAATAAGGTTATTATAAATGAATACATTATGTATATGAATCAGGTGTGGCTATTTATTTCACGACTACATAAGTATTTGGGGTTGTTCTTTGCCGGGTTAATGGTTATCTGGTTTGTTTCTGGTTTTGTTATGATTTTTATAGGGTTTCCAAAGTATGGGAAATCTGAGCGATTATTGGAAAATAAGAATATTATTGATGAAAAAATATTAAAAAGTATTGATAGTGTTTTTCAAAAAAAGAAATTTACAAAAGCAGAGATATATGTGGCGGGCGGGGAAAATATTTTAAAGATTTGGGAGAACGACACTTCATTTACGCTTTGCTCATTAGATTCTGAAAAAATAATCGAACGAATAGATAGTCTAAGAGCGACAAAAATAGCCGTCGAAAATATGAATAGGCTAAAAAAATACCGTTATGATAAAATTTATGAGCTTGATCAATGGATTCCGTGGGCACGCATAGAAACGGATTTGCCAATTCATAAATTTTATTTTGATGATGAAAATAATACTGAAATTTATATTTCTTCCTCATCAGGGCTAATTATTCAAAAGCATACAAGCAGCGAACGATTTTGGGCATATTTAGGTGCAATTCCCCATTGGCTCTATTTTAAAGACTTAAGAGTCCGAAGAAGTCTTTGGATTCAAGTGGTCGTTTGGCTTTCTGGCATTTCTACATTCATGGTTTTCATTGGAATAGTTTTAGGATTTAAGCGATTGAGATTTAAAAAAGGAAAAACTATTTTTCCCTACAAGAAAAATTTATACAGATGGCATCATATTACCGGATTCGTTTTTGGCGCATTTGTTTTTATTTGGACAATTAGCGGAATGTTTTCACTCGTGCATATAAATTTGAAAAAAGATGAGAATTTTGCGTCGATGCTTAAAAAAAAATGGAATGAAAATGTGTTCTTAAACAGAAATGCTGAAGGGGTTTATGAGCAAATTATTAAAGTTTTTCAAAATGATTCTCCTAAAATTCTCATGTTAAAAAACACTGATGATGGACTTTTAGTCGAATCTTTAAATGAAAAAGGACAAAGCATATACTTGAATGGTCAAAAGCAGACAGAAGAATCGCTTGCAAAAATATATATAGCCAAAGCAAAAATATTGTTTAAAGAAAATATGAAAAATGTTTTATTGATTCAGGAATATGATAATTATTATTATTCTAAAAAAAGAAATTCTCCTTTACCTATTATAAAAGTATCATTTAATGATATCGATGATACCGTTTTTTATATCGATGTGATGACTGGAGAGATTCTTAGAGTTGTTGATAACTCATCAAGATTGAGTCGTTGGATATACAATGCGATGCACTCATTTGACATGAACTTTCTTTTATCTCATAACGAATTAAGAATTTTTATACTAATTATATTATTAACTGGAGGAACAATTGTTTCTATTACTGGAATGCTTTTTATTGTAAAACATAAAATAAAATAATGAATACGCTTCTAATAAATCTTGTATGAGATGAGCATTTTAAATGTTATTGGTTTATGAAATGTGTGGGGGACTTGACATTTCTTAAGACATTCCGTGAAACACGAACGCAATTAACGGCGGCAAAAAGCCAGCCGCGAGCAACCATTTTCCTCTTCCCGAAAGCCCTTGTTTGCCTTGCAAAATAAAGAGCCCGGTGAGCGTGATGAGCATGAGCATCACGGCAAAAATATCCGACACCCATTTCCAGCCTTCAATGCTATTGCGATGCAAGACATTGGTCTCGTAAAAAACAGGTCGGCGCGAGACTTTTTCGTACTTGCCCGTTCCGTTTTTCAAATTGAGATGAAGCGAGGCTTTATCGTAATAAATCTTGAGCTGATCGTCTGTTGGAAAATCGTAGATTTTATATTTCGGTTGATCTACCAAAAGCCCAAATTGCCTAACCAGCTCGTTCGTGATTTCTGATTTTTCATACGCGCGCGCAAGCGAAACATCTTTTTTGGTGATGACAAAATCTGGATTCCAGTCATCAATGTGGTTGAGCGCCAGTCCCGAAATGCAATACATGATAATTAACCCAGAAAAAAAGTAGCCTAAATCGCGATGGGTGGCGTTGTTCCATCTTTTTATCTTTTGCGAATTTGCCATTCTTAACCTTCTTTTTTCTCCGTTTTTATTTTGTTTGCCAACTCGGTGGAAATATGAATCACCCACGACTCAATGTTTTCATCCGGCAAAATGGCATCGGGTTTGTATATCACGCGATTTTTATAATCCGGCACTTTTGCGATGCCGCCGCCAATAATTCTCACTTGGAAATTTTCATCGTGAGCCACCAAAATCGGAATCACAACCGCTTTCGATTTTGTTCGCAACACTTTTTCAACGGCGACTGTGGTGGAATCCGAACGGTAGCGCGCGATGTGTCCGCACCAGCCGTAAGCATATTCGTTGATGCCCAAATTTTTGGAAATGTGATGGCCAATGCTGTCTATCAAGGCTGACCATTGTTTTGTGTAAGTCTCGTCGCCATAAGCGATTAATACTACGCCTTCCTCAGCAGGATTTTGCGATAAAGCCTTCGTCCGTCGTAAAACATTTTTTTGCAAAATATCCGTAAAGTCAAGCAATGGCGCGAGGTGCGTTTTTGCCTTCGGCGAGTAGCGCTCAATTTTTTCCAACTTGAGCATTTCCATCGATTGCGGATCTTCTTTTTGTCCGATAATTGTTGGAATGTCGTCGAAGGAATGCGGACTAACGGTGAGGAAAATCGGCACAAGGATGACATCGGAATAATTTTCCGCGTCAAATTCCTTGAGGCGTGTTGCAATGGACGGCTCGTTATATTCCATAAACGCGGTTTTGATACCATCCACATAACCTGTTCCGAGAATGGAATCTTTCACGTTGGCCTCCAAATCCAAAAGAGCTTGCCGCCAAGTTTTGGAATGCGAACCGTGATTCACCAGCAAAACTCCAATTTTTTGAGATGGTTGTTCTGCAATTTCTTGCACATCGCTTTTGGTTTCTTGCTTTTCTGCTTCAGGCTTTGCGCAACCGAAAGCGATTGTCAAAGCAAAAATCATCAGCACGGAAATAATTTTCGCTGAAATAAGTCCCTCTGAAACATTGCCAAGTACGGGCATCGGCTTTTTCCGAAATTCATTTTTTTGCGTTTTCATAAGAAAAGTTTTTTGGCAAGCGTTCACTGAATCAAGCGAAACGAGTTTTCTCCCTGTGGAAATCTTTCCGAGCGAGAAGAGCAAGAATCGCAAACTCCGTTTGATGCGCTCTGCGGATGTCTCACGGAATCGGTGTTCGTCATTTCCCGTTGTCAGTTTTCTGTTTTTTCTACACAAGTAAAATCAGCGGCTCTACCTGAGTTCAAGTAAACGCTTCCCCTTATTTTTATAGCATTTCACACACCTGACAAATATAGAATAAAAATTTTTACTTATAAAGACTTTGTCTAAATAAAAAATGCGTCTATATTCAACACGAAATTAGGGAAATGGATCACGCGCTTGAGGGGCGCAATTTAAAAATGACTTAAGGAGTGGCTTTCATGCTAAGACGGTTTCTTTTTGTGATGTGCATATTGGGGTTGCTGCCAAGTTCGGTGCAAGGCGCGGAGGTACACGGCACCGGCGCAATTCATGGGCACGTCATCGCAAAAGATAGTGAGTCGCCGATCGTTGGCGCCATGATCTCGCTGATGGGAACAACCTATGGGACGGTTTCAGATGAAAATGGCGCGTTTTGGCTTGCCCATGTTCATCCTGGCACTTACACTTTGCGCGTGTCTTACTTGGGTTACAAAACCCATGAAAAGCAAGTTCATTTGAAAAATGCTTCGGATACGCTCGCCATCGAGTTCTCGCTGAAGCCGGCGCAAGTTGATATAGATGCCATTGTGGTCACCGCGACAAGGCAGGAGACCGCGCTTAAAGATGTGCCTCAACTCACCGAAGTGATTACAGGCGAAGAGCTTCAGGTTACAGGTGCCGTCACTGTGCAAGACGCTTTGGAAATGAACATTCCGGGCATTGAGTTTTCGCCGGATTCGCACGGCGCGAACATACAAATGCAAGGCTTAGGAAGCGACTACATTTTAATTTTGCTGGACGGCGAGCGACTCGCGCAGCAAGATCGTTCCAACATCGATTTTAACCGGCTCAACACCAGCGACATCGAGCGCATTGAAGTGACAAAAGGCTCGGCGTCTTCGCTTTACGGCTCAAATGCGATTGGCGGCGTGATTAACATTATCACGAAAAAGCCGCAATATCCGCTTGAAGCTTCGGCGTCGTATCGCATTTCAAAATACGGCGAGCAGAATATAAACGGAATGCTTGGCACGAAATCGGATTTGTGGAGTGCAAAACTGACCATCAATAAGAAGCAATCCGATGGATATGATTTAACGCCCGAAACGCCAACTTCCTACACGCAAGAAAAATTTGAAGATTTAAGCCTAACGCCTTGGCTGCGAATGACGCCATCGGACAAGCTGCAACTGGATTTTCAGGGAAATTACTATCAATACGAGCGCTTTGACGCAACGACCATTCCGCAACACCCGAGAAATTACGGCTTCACTTTGGGCAGCAGCGCGAATTATTACTTCTCGCCCGAGCAAAGCCTAAAACTGAGCTGGCACACCGACCAATACGAGCAATATGATTATTACGAACGCTTGGACGAAGAAGAGCTTTCGGCCATTCATCGCTACGATAATGCGAAACTTATTTTCGCGACAGGTTTTTCAAAAACGCATGCCTTAACACTCGGCGGTGAATTTCTGCGCGAAAAGCTTGTTTCAGATCGAATTACAAATGGAAGAAAAACAACCCAAAACTGGATCGGTTTTGCCCAAGAGGAAATTCAACTGATTGAAAAACTTCGAACGGTGGCCGGTGTTCAGTTCGTGCATCATTCCACATTTGGAAGCCATGTTTCCCCGCGCGTTTCTTTGCTCTATCAAGACTTGCCATTCAACATTCGCTTGGGTTATAGCCACGGCTTTCGCACGCCCACGCTCAAAGAGCTTTACATGGATTGGGATCATTTCGGCATGTTTTTCATCGAAGGGACATCTGACTTGGAGCCGGAAACCTCAAACTATTTCACAGGTTCGCTTGAGTTCATCACGGAGCGCTTGAACGCCTCAATTTTGCTGTATCACAACAGCTTGAAAAATATGATTGCGACCGTGACCACCACAGAAGATGGCATCTCCACAGAAACCTACAAAAATGTATCGGACGCGCGATTGCAAGGATTTGATTTGCTGCTGAAAGTCGGCATCGGGCGCGGGCTATCGCTGAGCGGCGGCTACAGTTTCGTGGATTCAAAAGATTTGGAAACGGACTTGGAAATTGAAGGCGTGATTCGCCACACCGCCCGACTTCGCGCTGAATATAATTATCTCTTTTCGCGCGGATTCAACCTCACGCTTGCCTTACAAGGCAAATACAATGGCGGCATGATTTATGAAAGTGTCAATGACGATGGCGAAGTCGAGCGCGAAAACTACCGCCCATATTGGAATTGGAGACTAACCGCGTCTCAGCAACTTTTTGCCAGCATAACCTTTACCGCAGGTGTTGATAACATTTTCGATTACACCGATACAGTGGATTTTTCAACGATTACCCCCGGTAGGCGCTTTTTCTCAGTCATACAATATTCATTTAACTAACAAAAAAACACAGTCACAATGAAAAAGCATTTATCATTCATCTTAGCAGCCTTGTTGCTTATCGGCACAGTTGGATGCGATGACGACGATGATGACGCCGGAAGCGCAACCACCGAATCCGAAAGCGCAACCATGCTCATTGACGCAACCAGCTATTCGCACTGGGTTTATTTCTCGTTCGAAACAGGCGACAGCGTGCAAATCAGCGACCCGAAAACTTCGGACGAATGGGATTTGGCCTTCATGCGCTACTATTTGCGAACCAACAGCGGCTCATCTGGAAACGCGCTTGGCGGGATTTATAATGCGGGTAAAGTCGAGCTTTCTTCTGTAACCGAAGCGCCTGAATCAGGTTATGTGGTGGATGATTCCATTTCAGTGGTAGATCATTCAACCTACACATACACGAACATTGCCGCAAGTTCGGAACTTGCCGGATGGATGTCGTTCGACACGGAATCCAT
Above is a window of Chloroherpeton thalassium ATCC 35110 DNA encoding:
- a CDS encoding helix-turn-helix transcriptional regulator, producing the protein MRTRLSSEDVEALFIENQYPAFFQDEQAEISERRHTSSLFFDKGEYSEIYFKGVHIGYGHFALRQRTLIQFETDFETIEMHFSLSGKTTVRTVNENRLFEFGDNQHNIIYVSPFKGQAEWAASSAMQIFEVNLLPEFFAPYMPGGSQRFLDFERKIRHHEPSYLSPCNGRITPQMRWIIHEIIHCNRTGIFKKMFIESKVIELLLLQLEQINDAKRENCHKLKKSDVDKMHAVKDLLMGNLDCTSSLVQLAHQVGTNECTLKKGFKEVFGTTVFGFWNEMKMEHAKKLLLEEGLAISDVSERVGYKNPQHFSAAFKRKFGVAPKQLKQKT
- a CDS encoding TonB-dependent siderophore receptor, producing the protein MKKVVMLFLSILFCSNFNLQAKDFNLKGAVYDKKTNAPLFDVSIFIQDSYNRTATDSSGHFIIPVNEGETLVFSAIGYQLHKEKIKNGEFLKIFLLKDKSYLAKDVIVTAHKKNETALKVDVPIKEIPLTVQTLDASILEEREATDMGDAMKNVGGVRPINRYGGFQTFTFRGFNDFVLLVDGVRDERHNLSSSAPQTNLANVERIEVIKGPSSVLYGHSALGGIINVIRKKPTPYSTYNLSASYGSFNSKKIFAGTGGPLNDELSYRLDLGLTETDGWRDFGQRTANAYLALNYTPSKTDNFELQIGLNKDKYDTDTGIPVLEDGSFPEIVDLSTRYNATDDFLKHDRYDFQLGYTKEINDNLQLSNKSSFYYDKIDYLSTEELTYNESLDSLTRTYPYYFNHNAYPVQNQLELSYNFKTSDIEHKLLSGYSFNYMHRKTYYGTVIGDGKNATISVVDPILNQGYVGYIPTRYSGKDETTHGLYVQDWINISEKLKVMLGLRYDIFRGTYYTDYVDENKEVTEEGEKTDINTTAFTYRFGLVYHLYEPFTLYGSYSTYFKPTRTISSYGEVFDPEKGYQGEVGFRYELNNIAQINFAAFYIKKYDIVESVGKDTSGNTIYQQVGAADSKGVEVDLLLNYNEIVNVTFSYSFNEAKYLDYDTDDASNSNEGNYIKFAPKHMLKMWATCNVGYGFGTGLGINHVSENYTNAANTYKLPGYTVTDWSVFYNFDNSQIKLSVENLFDVTYFTDAIYNNQFFPGAERNFTLSYSLKY
- a CDS encoding PepSY domain-containing protein, encoding MNKVIINEYIMYMNQVWLFISRLHKYLGLFFAGLMVIWFVSGFVMIFIGFPKYGKSERLLENKNIIDEKILKSIDSVFQKKKFTKAEIYVAGGENILKIWENDTSFTLCSLDSEKIIERIDSLRATKIAVENMNRLKKYRYDKIYELDQWIPWARIETDLPIHKFYFDDENNTEIYISSSSGLIIQKHTSSERFWAYLGAIPHWLYFKDLRVRRSLWIQVVVWLSGISTFMVFIGIVLGFKRLRFKKGKTIFPYKKNLYRWHHITGFVFGAFVFIWTISGMFSLVHINLKKDENFASMLKKKWNENVFLNRNAEGVYEQIIKVFQNDSPKILMLKNTDDGLLVESLNEKGQSIYLNGQKQTEESLAKIYIAKAKILFKENMKNVLLIQEYDNYYYSKKRNSPLPIIKVSFNDIDDTVFYIDVMTGEILRVVDNSSRLSRWIYNAMHSFDMNFLLSHNELRIFILIILLTGGTIVSITGMLFIVKHKIK
- a CDS encoding PepSY-associated TM helix domain-containing protein; the encoded protein is MANSQKIKRWNNATHRDLGYFFSGLIIMYCISGLALNHIDDWNPDFVITKKDVSLARAYEKSEITNELVRQFGLLVDQPKYKIYDFPTDDQLKIYYDKASLHLNLKNGTGKYEKVSRRPVFYETNVLHRNSIEGWKWVSDIFAVMLMLITLTGLFILQGKQGLSGRGKWLLAAGFLPPLIAFVFHGMS
- a CDS encoding sirohydrochlorin chelatase; this encodes MKTQKNEFRKKPMPVLGNVSEGLISAKIISVLMIFALTIAFGCAKPEAEKQETKSDVQEIAEQPSQKIGVLLVNHGSHSKTWRQALLDLEANVKDSILGTGYVDGIKTAFMEYNEPSIATRLKEFDAENYSDVILVPIFLTVSPHSFDDIPTIIGQKEDPQSMEMLKLEKIERYSPKAKTHLAPLLDFTDILQKNVLRRTKALSQNPAEEGVVLIAYGDETYTKQWSALIDSIGHHISKNLGINEYAYGWCGHIARYRSDSTTVAVEKVLRTKSKAVVIPILVAHDENFQVRIIGGGIAKVPDYKNRVIYKPDAILPDENIESWVIHISTELANKIKTEKKEG
- a CDS encoding TonB-dependent receptor: MLRRFLFVMCILGLLPSSVQGAEVHGTGAIHGHVIAKDSESPIVGAMISLMGTTYGTVSDENGAFWLAHVHPGTYTLRVSYLGYKTHEKQVHLKNASDTLAIEFSLKPAQVDIDAIVVTATRQETALKDVPQLTEVITGEELQVTGAVTVQDALEMNIPGIEFSPDSHGANIQMQGLGSDYILILLDGERLAQQDRSNIDFNRLNTSDIERIEVTKGSASSLYGSNAIGGVINIITKKPQYPLEASASYRISKYGEQNINGMLGTKSDLWSAKLTINKKQSDGYDLTPETPTSYTQEKFEDLSLTPWLRMTPSDKLQLDFQGNYYQYERFDATTIPQHPRNYGFTLGSSANYYFSPEQSLKLSWHTDQYEQYDYYERLDEEELSAIHRYDNAKLIFATGFSKTHALTLGGEFLREKLVSDRITNGRKTTQNWIGFAQEEIQLIEKLRTVAGVQFVHHSTFGSHVSPRVSLLYQDLPFNIRLGYSHGFRTPTLKELYMDWDHFGMFFIEGTSDLEPETSNYFTGSLEFITERLNASILLYHNSLKNMIATVTTTEDGISTETYKNVSDARLQGFDLLLKVGIGRGLSLSGGYSFVDSKDLETDLEIEGVIRHTARLRAEYNYLFSRGFNLTLALQGKYNGGMIYESVNDDGEVERENYRPYWNWRLTASQQLFASITFTAGVDNIFDYTDTVDFSTITPGRRFFSVIQYSFN
- a CDS encoding HmuY family protein, with amino-acid sequence MKKHLSFILAALLLIGTVGCDDDDDDAGSATTESESATMLIDATSYSHWVYFSFETGDSVQISDPKTSDEWDLAFMRYYLRTNSGSSGNALGGIYNAGKVELSSVTEAPESGYVVDDSISVVDHSTYTYTNIAASSELAGWMSFDTESMPPEPIYSDSIYVVKTGQGKYAKIHLKDYYGGDGTTSAMIEFDYVFQPDGSQTFTE